In Salinirussus salinus, the following proteins share a genomic window:
- a CDS encoding PAS domain S-box protein, with translation MSERGEAIRVLHVDDDPGLVDVAATFLEREDDRITVRSATSAADGLAVLEAHEVDCVVSDYEMPGQDGIDFLEAVRETDPDLPFILYTGKGSEEVASEAVSAGVTDYMQKETGTDQYAVLANRVANSVEQYRAEQEAERTRRRLEELSESTTDCLWMFDRDWEELLFISGYEEVWERPESAIREDPKDFLNGVHPDDREFVSAAMDRLSDGESIDIEYRILRGGGEQGAVWVKGEPVFEDGDVVRVVGFTRDITERREQSRRLETLISNLPGIAYRARNEPGWPMEVVRGECEELTGYTAEAVESGAVSWGGDVLHPDDRERIWDTVQGFLEEDRPFEVTYRIRTEEGETKWMWERGRLVDAELEDEPVLEGFITDITERRRREQELRRYEAYLEESTDIITVLDDDGTIKYQSPAVTRLLGYGQEELVGENGFDFIHPDDVEELLAHFEDLLSDPGATTTVECRFRTADGDWVWLEVHGKNQLGNEAIEGVVTNNRVITERKEREQDLERTNALLSTLVETLPVGVLAEDGSRNVLAVNERLLELFGIAGSPAETVGADCERLAREVSDVFADPEEFVARIDRLVDTRESVRGEELHLRDGRTFARSHEPIELPEGEGHLWVYREITERRDRERRLRETTSRLEALFEQSPDMINVHDTEGNIIDPNPRLVEKTGYDREELAGMKVWELDQTLDRDAARDFWAGMDHGDRERLEGVYRRRDGSTFPVEVHIRRLELNGDDRFIAISRETTERKERERELSRQNERLEEFASVVSHDLRNPLNVAQGRLELLAEECDSEHAEPAREALERMGRIIEDVLWLAREGKDIGTTGTVDLREAVGSAWEMAAADGAELVVDLTGSPAVDADGDRLGQLLENLFRNSVEHAGEDVTVTAGESEGGFYVEDDGPGIPEAEREDVFDAGYTTSQEGTGFGLSIVERIAEAHGWEVEVTESPSGGARFEVTGVEFVDE, from the coding sequence ATGAGCGAGCGGGGTGAGGCGATCCGGGTTCTCCACGTCGACGACGACCCGGGACTGGTAGACGTGGCCGCCACCTTCCTCGAACGCGAGGACGACCGGATCACGGTCCGGAGCGCGACCAGCGCCGCCGACGGGCTGGCGGTCCTGGAGGCCCACGAGGTCGATTGCGTCGTCTCCGACTACGAGATGCCGGGACAGGACGGGATCGACTTCCTCGAGGCCGTCCGCGAGACCGACCCCGACCTCCCCTTCATTCTCTACACCGGGAAGGGGAGCGAGGAGGTCGCGAGCGAGGCCGTCTCGGCAGGCGTGACCGACTACATGCAGAAGGAGACCGGGACCGACCAGTACGCCGTCCTGGCCAACCGGGTCGCCAACAGCGTCGAGCAGTACCGCGCCGAGCAGGAGGCCGAGCGGACCCGCAGGCGGCTGGAGGAACTCTCCGAGAGCACGACGGACTGCCTGTGGATGTTCGACCGGGACTGGGAGGAGCTGCTTTTCATCTCGGGCTACGAGGAGGTGTGGGAGCGGCCGGAGTCGGCCATCAGGGAAGACCCGAAGGACTTCCTGAACGGCGTCCACCCCGACGACCGCGAGTTTGTCAGTGCAGCTATGGATCGCCTCTCCGATGGGGAGTCGATCGACATCGAGTACCGGATCCTGCGCGGCGGCGGCGAGCAGGGGGCCGTCTGGGTGAAAGGCGAACCGGTGTTCGAGGACGGCGACGTCGTACGGGTCGTCGGGTTCACCCGGGACATCACCGAGCGGCGGGAGCAGTCACGGCGGCTGGAGACGCTGATCAGCAACCTCCCGGGGATCGCCTACCGGGCCCGCAACGAGCCCGGCTGGCCCATGGAGGTCGTCAGAGGCGAGTGCGAGGAGCTCACGGGGTACACCGCGGAGGCGGTCGAGAGCGGAGCGGTCAGCTGGGGAGGCGACGTGCTCCACCCGGACGACCGCGAGCGGATCTGGGACACTGTACAGGGCTTCCTCGAAGAGGACCGCCCCTTCGAGGTGACCTACCGGATCCGGACCGAAGAGGGGGAGACGAAGTGGATGTGGGAGCGGGGCCGGCTGGTCGACGCCGAACTGGAGGATGAACCGGTACTGGAGGGGTTCATCACGGACATCACCGAACGCAGGCGACGCGAGCAGGAGCTGCGCCGGTACGAAGCCTACCTCGAGGAGTCGACCGACATCATCACCGTGCTCGACGACGACGGCACGATCAAGTACCAGAGCCCCGCAGTCACCCGGTTGCTCGGATACGGACAGGAGGAACTGGTCGGCGAGAACGGCTTCGACTTCATCCACCCCGACGACGTGGAGGAACTCCTCGCGCACTTCGAGGACCTCCTCTCGGACCCGGGCGCGACGACCACCGTCGAGTGCCGGTTCCGGACGGCCGACGGCGACTGGGTCTGGCTCGAGGTCCACGGCAAAAACCAGCTCGGGAACGAGGCGATAGAGGGGGTCGTGACGAACAACCGCGTCATCACCGAGCGCAAGGAGCGCGAGCAGGACCTCGAGCGGACGAACGCGCTGCTCTCGACGCTTGTGGAGACGCTCCCGGTGGGCGTCCTCGCCGAAGACGGGTCCCGGAACGTGCTGGCGGTCAACGAGCGCCTGCTCGAGCTGTTCGGCATAGCGGGGTCGCCAGCGGAGACGGTCGGAGCGGACTGTGAGCGGCTGGCCCGGGAAGTCAGCGACGTGTTCGCGGACCCGGAGGAGTTCGTCGCGCGCATCGACCGGCTGGTCGACACCCGCGAGTCCGTCCGGGGCGAGGAGCTCCACCTCCGGGACGGCCGGACCTTCGCGCGCAGCCACGAGCCGATCGAACTCCCGGAGGGTGAGGGTCACCTGTGGGTCTACCGCGAGATCACCGAGCGGAGAGACCGGGAGCGGCGGCTCCGCGAGACGACCTCGCGGCTCGAGGCTCTGTTCGAGCAGTCCCCGGACATGATCAACGTCCACGACACGGAAGGGAACATCATCGACCCGAACCCGCGGCTCGTCGAGAAGACGGGCTACGACCGGGAGGAACTCGCCGGGATGAAAGTCTGGGAACTCGACCAGACACTCGACCGCGATGCGGCACGGGACTTCTGGGCGGGGATGGACCACGGCGACCGCGAACGCCTAGAGGGGGTCTACCGCCGGCGCGACGGCTCCACCTTCCCCGTCGAGGTCCACATCAGGCGGCTCGAACTGAACGGCGACGACCGCTTCATCGCGATCAGCCGTGAAACCACCGAACGCAAGGAGCGCGAACGGGAACTCAGCAGGCAAAACGAGCGTCTCGAGGAGTTCGCGAGCGTCGTCAGCCACGACCTCCGGAACCCGCTGAACGTGGCCCAGGGCCGCCTGGAACTGCTCGCCGAGGAGTGTGACAGCGAGCACGCCGAGCCGGCGAGAGAAGCCCTCGAGCGGATGGGCCGGATCATCGAGGACGTACTCTGGCTCGCCCGCGAGGGGAAAGACATCGGCACGACCGGGACTGTCGACCTCCGGGAGGCGGTCGGGTCGGCGTGGGAGATGGCGGCCGCCGACGGGGCCGAACTGGTCGTCGACCTGACCGGCTCGCCCGCGGTGGACGCTGACGGGGACCGGCTTGGACAGCTCCTCGAGAACCTCTTCCGTAACTCGGTCGAACACGCCGGCGAAGACGTGACCGTCACGGCCGGCGAGTCAGAGGGCGGGTTCTACGTCGAGGACGACGGCCCCGGGATCCCCGAAGCGGAGCGCGAGGACGTCTTCGACGCCGGCTACACGACGAGCCAGGAGGGGACCGGGTTCGGGCTCAGCATCGTCGAGCGGATCGCCGAGGCCCACGGCTGGGAGGTCGAGGTCACGGAGAGTCCGTCGGGGGGCGCCCGCTTCGAGGTCACCGGCGTCGAGTTCGTCGACGAGTAG